A single Lepus europaeus isolate LE1 unplaced genomic scaffold, mLepTim1.pri SCAFFOLD_264, whole genome shotgun sequence DNA region contains:
- the PIP5K1C gene encoding phosphatidylinositol 4-phosphate 5-kinase type-1 gamma isoform X2, translating to MELEVPDEAESAEAGPVPPEAAGAAAGSGQRKTPLAEVPSTTGQPGHGKKLGHRGVDASGETTYKKTTSSTLKGAIQLGIGYTVGNLSSKPERDVLMQDFYVVESIFFPSEGSNLTPAHHFQDFRFKTYAPVAFRYFRELFGIRPDDYLYSLCNEPLIELSNPGASGSLFYVTSDDEFIIKTVMHKEAEFLQKLLPGYYMNLNQNPRTLLPKFYGLYCVQSGGKNIRVVVMNNVLPRVVKMHLKFDLKGSTYKRRASRKEKEKVAPTYKDLDFMQDMPEGLLLDADTFSALLKTLQRDCLVLESFKIMDYSLLLGVHNIDQQERERQAEGAQSTLDEKRPLGQKALYSTAMESIQGGAARGEAIDTDDTMGGIPAVNGRGERLLLHIGIIDILQSYRFIKKLEHTWKALVHDGDTVSVHRPSFYAERFFKFMSNTVFRKNSSLKSSPSKKGRGALLAAKPLGPTAAFSASQIPSEREEAQYDLRGARSYPTLEDEGRPDLLPCTPPSLEEATTASIATTLSSTSLSIPERSPSETSEQPRYRRRTQSSGHDGRPQEDPQQVTVQVEPACSVEIIVPKEATEGVEATPGAASAAMEAETASHASDEEDAPAADIYFPTDDRSWVYSPLHYSTQAQAASDGESDT from the exons ATGGAGCTGGAGGTGCCGGACGAGGCGGAGAGCGCCGAGGCGGGGCCCGTGCCCCCGGAGGCGGCCGGGGCGGCTGCAG GTTCGGGTCAGAGGAAGACGCCCCTCGCGGAG GTTCCGTCCACGACCGGGCAGCCGGGCCATGGGAAGAAGCTGGGCCACCGCGGCGTGGACGCGTCTGGGGAGACCACATACAAGAAG ACCACCTCGTCCACCCTGAAGGGCGCCATCCAGCTGGGCATCGGCTACACCGTGGGCAACCTGAGCTCCAAGCCCGAGCGCGACGTGCTCATGCAGGACTTCTACGTGGTGGAGAGCATCTTCTTCCCCAG CGAAGGCAGCAACCTCACCCCCGCCCACCACTTCCAGGACTTCCGGTTCAAGACCTACGCGCCCGTGGCCTTCCGCTACTTCCGCGAGCTCTTCGGGATCCGGCCGGACGACTACCTG TACTCCCTCTGCAACGAGCCGCTCATCGAGCTGTCGAACCCGGGCGCCAGCGGCTCCCTGTTCTACGTGACCAGCGACGACGAGTTCATCATCAAGACGGTGATGCACAAGGAGGCCGAGTTCCTGCAGAAGCTGCTGCCCGGCTACTACATG AACCTGAACCAGAACCCGCGCACGCTGCTGCCCAAGTTCTACGGGCTGTACTGCGTGCAGTCGGGTGGCAAGAACATCCGCGTGGTGGTCATGAACAATGTGCTGCCGCGCGTGGTCAAGATGCACCTCAAGTTCGACCTCAAGGGCTCCACGTACAAGCGGCGCGCCAGCcgcaaggagaaggagaaggtcGCCCCCACCTACAAGGACCTGGACTTCATGCAGGACATGCCCGAGGGGCTGCTGCTGGACGCCGACACCTTCAGCGCCCTGCTCAAGACGCTGCAGCGCGACTGCCTg gtgctgGAGAGCTTCAAGATCATGGACTACAGCCTGCTGCTGGGCGTGCACAACATTGACCAGCAAGAGCGGGAGCGCCAGGCCGAGGGCGCCCAGAGCACCCTGGACGAGAAGCGGCCGCTGGGCCAGAAGGCGCTCTACTCCACGGCCATGGAGTCCATCCAGGGCGGCGCCGCGCGGGGCGAGGCCATCGACACCGACGACAC GATGGGCGGGATCCCGGCCGTGAACGGGCGCGGCGAGCGCCTGCTGCTGCACATCGGCATCATTGACATCCTGCAGTCCTACAG GttcatcaagaagctggaacacACCTGGAAGGCGCTCGTCCACGACGGG GACACGGTCTCCGTGCACCGCCCCAGCTTTTACGCTGAGCGCTTCTTCAAGTTCATGAGCAACACGGTTTTCCGGAAGAACTCCT ccctCAAGTCCTCGCCGTCCAAGAAGGGGCGCGGCGCGTTGCTGGCGGCGAAGCCCCTGGGGCCCACGGCCGCCTTCTCGGCCAGCCAGATCCCCAGCGAGCGGGAGGAGGCGCAGTACGACCTGCGGGGGGCCCGCAGCTACCCCACGCTGGAGGACGAAG GCCGGCCCGACCTCCTGCCCTGCACGCCGCCCTCCTTGGAAGAAGCCACGACCGCCTCCATCGCCACGACCCTGTCGTCCACCTCCTTGTCCATCCCCGAGCGGTCCCCGTCGGAGACGTCAGAGCAGCCGCGGTACAG GCGGCGCACGCAGTCCTCAGGGCACGACGGCCG gccccaggaggaCCCTCAGCAGGTCACCGTGCAGGTGGAACCCGCGTGCAGCGTGGAGATCATTGTCCCCAAGGAGGCGACCGAGGG GGTGGAGGCCACCCCGGGCGCCGCCTCGGCCGCCATGGAGGCAGAGACAGCCAGCCACGCCTCGGACGAGGAGGACGCGCCGGCCGCGGACATCTACTTT CCCACCGATGACAGGAGCTGGGTGTACTCCCCGCTCCACTATAGCACACAGGCCCAGGCGGCCTCCGACGGCGAGAGCGACACA TAA
- the PIP5K1C gene encoding phosphatidylinositol 4-phosphate 5-kinase type-1 gamma isoform X4 encodes MELEVPDEAESAEAGPVPPEAAGAAAGSGQRKTPLAEVPSTTGQPGHGKKLGHRGVDASGETTYKKTTSSTLKGAIQLGIGYTVGNLSSKPERDVLMQDFYVVESIFFPSEGSNLTPAHHFQDFRFKTYAPVAFRYFRELFGIRPDDYLYSLCNEPLIELSNPGASGSLFYVTSDDEFIIKTVMHKEAEFLQKLLPGYYMNLNQNPRTLLPKFYGLYCVQSGGKNIRVVVMNNVLPRVVKMHLKFDLKGSTYKRRASRKEKEKVAPTYKDLDFMQDMPEGLLLDADTFSALLKTLQRDCLVLESFKIMDYSLLLGVHNIDQQERERQAEGAQSTLDEKRPLGQKALYSTAMESIQGGAARGEAIDTDDTMGGIPAVNGRGERLLLHIGIIDILQSYRFIKKLEHTWKALVHDGDTVSVHRPSFYAERFFKFMSNTVFRKNSSLKSSPSKKGRGALLAAKPLGPTAAFSASQIPSEREEAQYDLRGARSYPTLEDEGRPDLLPCTPPSLEEATTASIATTLSSTSLSIPERSPSETSEQPRYRRRTQSSGHDGRPQEDPQQVTVQVEPACSVEIIVPKEATEGVEATPGAASAAMEAETASHASDEEDAPAADIYF; translated from the exons ATGGAGCTGGAGGTGCCGGACGAGGCGGAGAGCGCCGAGGCGGGGCCCGTGCCCCCGGAGGCGGCCGGGGCGGCTGCAG GTTCGGGTCAGAGGAAGACGCCCCTCGCGGAG GTTCCGTCCACGACCGGGCAGCCGGGCCATGGGAAGAAGCTGGGCCACCGCGGCGTGGACGCGTCTGGGGAGACCACATACAAGAAG ACCACCTCGTCCACCCTGAAGGGCGCCATCCAGCTGGGCATCGGCTACACCGTGGGCAACCTGAGCTCCAAGCCCGAGCGCGACGTGCTCATGCAGGACTTCTACGTGGTGGAGAGCATCTTCTTCCCCAG CGAAGGCAGCAACCTCACCCCCGCCCACCACTTCCAGGACTTCCGGTTCAAGACCTACGCGCCCGTGGCCTTCCGCTACTTCCGCGAGCTCTTCGGGATCCGGCCGGACGACTACCTG TACTCCCTCTGCAACGAGCCGCTCATCGAGCTGTCGAACCCGGGCGCCAGCGGCTCCCTGTTCTACGTGACCAGCGACGACGAGTTCATCATCAAGACGGTGATGCACAAGGAGGCCGAGTTCCTGCAGAAGCTGCTGCCCGGCTACTACATG AACCTGAACCAGAACCCGCGCACGCTGCTGCCCAAGTTCTACGGGCTGTACTGCGTGCAGTCGGGTGGCAAGAACATCCGCGTGGTGGTCATGAACAATGTGCTGCCGCGCGTGGTCAAGATGCACCTCAAGTTCGACCTCAAGGGCTCCACGTACAAGCGGCGCGCCAGCcgcaaggagaaggagaaggtcGCCCCCACCTACAAGGACCTGGACTTCATGCAGGACATGCCCGAGGGGCTGCTGCTGGACGCCGACACCTTCAGCGCCCTGCTCAAGACGCTGCAGCGCGACTGCCTg gtgctgGAGAGCTTCAAGATCATGGACTACAGCCTGCTGCTGGGCGTGCACAACATTGACCAGCAAGAGCGGGAGCGCCAGGCCGAGGGCGCCCAGAGCACCCTGGACGAGAAGCGGCCGCTGGGCCAGAAGGCGCTCTACTCCACGGCCATGGAGTCCATCCAGGGCGGCGCCGCGCGGGGCGAGGCCATCGACACCGACGACAC GATGGGCGGGATCCCGGCCGTGAACGGGCGCGGCGAGCGCCTGCTGCTGCACATCGGCATCATTGACATCCTGCAGTCCTACAG GttcatcaagaagctggaacacACCTGGAAGGCGCTCGTCCACGACGGG GACACGGTCTCCGTGCACCGCCCCAGCTTTTACGCTGAGCGCTTCTTCAAGTTCATGAGCAACACGGTTTTCCGGAAGAACTCCT ccctCAAGTCCTCGCCGTCCAAGAAGGGGCGCGGCGCGTTGCTGGCGGCGAAGCCCCTGGGGCCCACGGCCGCCTTCTCGGCCAGCCAGATCCCCAGCGAGCGGGAGGAGGCGCAGTACGACCTGCGGGGGGCCCGCAGCTACCCCACGCTGGAGGACGAAG GCCGGCCCGACCTCCTGCCCTGCACGCCGCCCTCCTTGGAAGAAGCCACGACCGCCTCCATCGCCACGACCCTGTCGTCCACCTCCTTGTCCATCCCCGAGCGGTCCCCGTCGGAGACGTCAGAGCAGCCGCGGTACAG GCGGCGCACGCAGTCCTCAGGGCACGACGGCCG gccccaggaggaCCCTCAGCAGGTCACCGTGCAGGTGGAACCCGCGTGCAGCGTGGAGATCATTGTCCCCAAGGAGGCGACCGAGGG GGTGGAGGCCACCCCGGGCGCCGCCTCGGCCGCCATGGAGGCAGAGACAGCCAGCCACGCCTCGGACGAGGAGGACGCGCCGGCCGCGGACATCTACTTT TAA
- the PIP5K1C gene encoding phosphatidylinositol 4-phosphate 5-kinase type-1 gamma isoform X3, with translation MELEVPDEAESAEAGPVPPEAAGAAAGSGQRKTPLAEVPSTTGQPGHGKKLGHRGVDASGETTYKKTTSSTLKGAIQLGIGYTVGNLSSKPERDVLMQDFYVVESIFFPSEGSNLTPAHHFQDFRFKTYAPVAFRYFRELFGIRPDDYLYSLCNEPLIELSNPGASGSLFYVTSDDEFIIKTVMHKEAEFLQKLLPGYYMNLNQNPRTLLPKFYGLYCVQSGGKNIRVVVMNNVLPRVVKMHLKFDLKGSTYKRRASRKEKEKVAPTYKDLDFMQDMPEGLLLDADTFSALLKTLQRDCLVLESFKIMDYSLLLGVHNIDQQERERQAEGAQSTLDEKRPLGQKALYSTAMESIQGGAARGEAIDTDDTMGGIPAVNGRGERLLLHIGIIDILQSYRFIKKLEHTWKALVHDGDTVSVHRPSFYAERFFKFMSNTVFRKNSSLKSSPSKKGRGALLAAKPLGPTAAFSASQIPSEREEAQYDLRGARSYPTLEDEGRPDLLPCTPPSLEEATTASIATTLSSTSLSIPERSPSETSEQPRYRRRTQSSGHDGRPQEDPQQVTVQVEPACSVEIIVPKEATEGPQQGAGSEEEQPGLEPVPTWDAGTAVPGASPGGR, from the exons ATGGAGCTGGAGGTGCCGGACGAGGCGGAGAGCGCCGAGGCGGGGCCCGTGCCCCCGGAGGCGGCCGGGGCGGCTGCAG GTTCGGGTCAGAGGAAGACGCCCCTCGCGGAG GTTCCGTCCACGACCGGGCAGCCGGGCCATGGGAAGAAGCTGGGCCACCGCGGCGTGGACGCGTCTGGGGAGACCACATACAAGAAG ACCACCTCGTCCACCCTGAAGGGCGCCATCCAGCTGGGCATCGGCTACACCGTGGGCAACCTGAGCTCCAAGCCCGAGCGCGACGTGCTCATGCAGGACTTCTACGTGGTGGAGAGCATCTTCTTCCCCAG CGAAGGCAGCAACCTCACCCCCGCCCACCACTTCCAGGACTTCCGGTTCAAGACCTACGCGCCCGTGGCCTTCCGCTACTTCCGCGAGCTCTTCGGGATCCGGCCGGACGACTACCTG TACTCCCTCTGCAACGAGCCGCTCATCGAGCTGTCGAACCCGGGCGCCAGCGGCTCCCTGTTCTACGTGACCAGCGACGACGAGTTCATCATCAAGACGGTGATGCACAAGGAGGCCGAGTTCCTGCAGAAGCTGCTGCCCGGCTACTACATG AACCTGAACCAGAACCCGCGCACGCTGCTGCCCAAGTTCTACGGGCTGTACTGCGTGCAGTCGGGTGGCAAGAACATCCGCGTGGTGGTCATGAACAATGTGCTGCCGCGCGTGGTCAAGATGCACCTCAAGTTCGACCTCAAGGGCTCCACGTACAAGCGGCGCGCCAGCcgcaaggagaaggagaaggtcGCCCCCACCTACAAGGACCTGGACTTCATGCAGGACATGCCCGAGGGGCTGCTGCTGGACGCCGACACCTTCAGCGCCCTGCTCAAGACGCTGCAGCGCGACTGCCTg gtgctgGAGAGCTTCAAGATCATGGACTACAGCCTGCTGCTGGGCGTGCACAACATTGACCAGCAAGAGCGGGAGCGCCAGGCCGAGGGCGCCCAGAGCACCCTGGACGAGAAGCGGCCGCTGGGCCAGAAGGCGCTCTACTCCACGGCCATGGAGTCCATCCAGGGCGGCGCCGCGCGGGGCGAGGCCATCGACACCGACGACAC GATGGGCGGGATCCCGGCCGTGAACGGGCGCGGCGAGCGCCTGCTGCTGCACATCGGCATCATTGACATCCTGCAGTCCTACAG GttcatcaagaagctggaacacACCTGGAAGGCGCTCGTCCACGACGGG GACACGGTCTCCGTGCACCGCCCCAGCTTTTACGCTGAGCGCTTCTTCAAGTTCATGAGCAACACGGTTTTCCGGAAGAACTCCT ccctCAAGTCCTCGCCGTCCAAGAAGGGGCGCGGCGCGTTGCTGGCGGCGAAGCCCCTGGGGCCCACGGCCGCCTTCTCGGCCAGCCAGATCCCCAGCGAGCGGGAGGAGGCGCAGTACGACCTGCGGGGGGCCCGCAGCTACCCCACGCTGGAGGACGAAG GCCGGCCCGACCTCCTGCCCTGCACGCCGCCCTCCTTGGAAGAAGCCACGACCGCCTCCATCGCCACGACCCTGTCGTCCACCTCCTTGTCCATCCCCGAGCGGTCCCCGTCGGAGACGTCAGAGCAGCCGCGGTACAG GCGGCGCACGCAGTCCTCAGGGCACGACGGCCG gccccaggaggaCCCTCAGCAGGTCACCGTGCAGGTGGAACCCGCGTGCAGCGTGGAGATCATTGTCCCCAAGGAGGCGACCGAGGG gccacagcagggagctggatcagaagaggagcagccgggactcgaaccagtgcccacatgggatgcgggcactgctgTGCCCGGCGCCAGCCCTGGGGGGCGCTGA
- the PIP5K1C gene encoding phosphatidylinositol 4-phosphate 5-kinase type-1 gamma isoform X1, with amino-acid sequence MELEVPDEAESAEAGPVPPEAAGAAAGSGQRKTPLAEVPSTTGQPGHGKKLGHRGVDASGETTYKKTTSSTLKGAIQLGIGYTVGNLSSKPERDVLMQDFYVVESIFFPSEGSNLTPAHHFQDFRFKTYAPVAFRYFRELFGIRPDDYLYSLCNEPLIELSNPGASGSLFYVTSDDEFIIKTVMHKEAEFLQKLLPGYYMNLNQNPRTLLPKFYGLYCVQSGGKNIRVVVMNNVLPRVVKMHLKFDLKGSTYKRRASRKEKEKVAPTYKDLDFMQDMPEGLLLDADTFSALLKTLQRDCLVLESFKIMDYSLLLGVHNIDQQERERQAEGAQSTLDEKRPLGQKALYSTAMESIQGGAARGEAIDTDDTMGGIPAVNGRGERLLLHIGIIDILQSYRFIKKLEHTWKALVHDGDTVSVHRPSFYAERFFKFMSNTVFRKNSSLKSSPSKKGRGALLAAKPLGPTAAFSASQIPSEREEAQYDLRGARSYPTLEDEGRPDLLPCTPPSLEEATTASIATTLSSTSLSIPERSPSETSEQPRYRRRTQSSGHDGRPQEDPQQVTVQVEPACSVEIIVPKEATEGVEATPGAASAAMEAETASHASDEEDAPAADIYFFTDGRYWIYSPRHRRLRAVTLSASGTPTDDRSWVYSPLHYSTQAQAASDGESDT; translated from the exons ATGGAGCTGGAGGTGCCGGACGAGGCGGAGAGCGCCGAGGCGGGGCCCGTGCCCCCGGAGGCGGCCGGGGCGGCTGCAG GTTCGGGTCAGAGGAAGACGCCCCTCGCGGAG GTTCCGTCCACGACCGGGCAGCCGGGCCATGGGAAGAAGCTGGGCCACCGCGGCGTGGACGCGTCTGGGGAGACCACATACAAGAAG ACCACCTCGTCCACCCTGAAGGGCGCCATCCAGCTGGGCATCGGCTACACCGTGGGCAACCTGAGCTCCAAGCCCGAGCGCGACGTGCTCATGCAGGACTTCTACGTGGTGGAGAGCATCTTCTTCCCCAG CGAAGGCAGCAACCTCACCCCCGCCCACCACTTCCAGGACTTCCGGTTCAAGACCTACGCGCCCGTGGCCTTCCGCTACTTCCGCGAGCTCTTCGGGATCCGGCCGGACGACTACCTG TACTCCCTCTGCAACGAGCCGCTCATCGAGCTGTCGAACCCGGGCGCCAGCGGCTCCCTGTTCTACGTGACCAGCGACGACGAGTTCATCATCAAGACGGTGATGCACAAGGAGGCCGAGTTCCTGCAGAAGCTGCTGCCCGGCTACTACATG AACCTGAACCAGAACCCGCGCACGCTGCTGCCCAAGTTCTACGGGCTGTACTGCGTGCAGTCGGGTGGCAAGAACATCCGCGTGGTGGTCATGAACAATGTGCTGCCGCGCGTGGTCAAGATGCACCTCAAGTTCGACCTCAAGGGCTCCACGTACAAGCGGCGCGCCAGCcgcaaggagaaggagaaggtcGCCCCCACCTACAAGGACCTGGACTTCATGCAGGACATGCCCGAGGGGCTGCTGCTGGACGCCGACACCTTCAGCGCCCTGCTCAAGACGCTGCAGCGCGACTGCCTg gtgctgGAGAGCTTCAAGATCATGGACTACAGCCTGCTGCTGGGCGTGCACAACATTGACCAGCAAGAGCGGGAGCGCCAGGCCGAGGGCGCCCAGAGCACCCTGGACGAGAAGCGGCCGCTGGGCCAGAAGGCGCTCTACTCCACGGCCATGGAGTCCATCCAGGGCGGCGCCGCGCGGGGCGAGGCCATCGACACCGACGACAC GATGGGCGGGATCCCGGCCGTGAACGGGCGCGGCGAGCGCCTGCTGCTGCACATCGGCATCATTGACATCCTGCAGTCCTACAG GttcatcaagaagctggaacacACCTGGAAGGCGCTCGTCCACGACGGG GACACGGTCTCCGTGCACCGCCCCAGCTTTTACGCTGAGCGCTTCTTCAAGTTCATGAGCAACACGGTTTTCCGGAAGAACTCCT ccctCAAGTCCTCGCCGTCCAAGAAGGGGCGCGGCGCGTTGCTGGCGGCGAAGCCCCTGGGGCCCACGGCCGCCTTCTCGGCCAGCCAGATCCCCAGCGAGCGGGAGGAGGCGCAGTACGACCTGCGGGGGGCCCGCAGCTACCCCACGCTGGAGGACGAAG GCCGGCCCGACCTCCTGCCCTGCACGCCGCCCTCCTTGGAAGAAGCCACGACCGCCTCCATCGCCACGACCCTGTCGTCCACCTCCTTGTCCATCCCCGAGCGGTCCCCGTCGGAGACGTCAGAGCAGCCGCGGTACAG GCGGCGCACGCAGTCCTCAGGGCACGACGGCCG gccccaggaggaCCCTCAGCAGGTCACCGTGCAGGTGGAACCCGCGTGCAGCGTGGAGATCATTGTCCCCAAGGAGGCGACCGAGGG GGTGGAGGCCACCCCGGGCGCCGCCTCGGCCGCCATGGAGGCAGAGACAGCCAGCCACGCCTCGGACGAGGAGGACGCGCCGGCCGCGGACATCTACTTT TTCACGGATGGGAGGTACTGGATTTACTCCCCCCGCCATCGCCGACTGCGGGCCGTCACTCTGAGCGCCTCGGGCACT CCCACCGATGACAGGAGCTGGGTGTACTCCCCGCTCCACTATAGCACACAGGCCCAGGCGGCCTCCGACGGCGAGAGCGACACA TAA